One genomic window of Methanosarcina acetivorans C2A includes the following:
- a CDS encoding TOBE domain-containing protein, whose translation MKLSARNVLKGKVKSIVTGMVNTEIVIELPEGTEITSIITKTSAESMNLKVGSEVCAALKASNVMIGTD comes from the coding sequence ATGAAACTGAGTGCACGTAACGTTTTGAAAGGCAAGGTTAAAAGCATTGTCACCGGAATGGTTAATACTGAAATTGTAATCGAATTGCCAGAGGGAACGGAAATCACTTCCATCATCACAAAAACATCAGCTGAGAGTATGAATTTGAAAGTAGGAAGCGAAGTATGCGCAGCACTCAAGGCCTCAAATGTGATGATAGGCACAGATTAA
- a CDS encoding ABC transporter ATP-binding protein — MPDVLLKVSGVSVSIPTGQGSVHAVDDAVFSINRHEVFSLIGESGSGKSILGQAIMRLLPPNAVFSGKVELCGTEISALSEKEMQKVRGKTVASIAQNPYLAMNPGIRVGTQIAEPMRAHLGISKEDSKTRACRALKYFDIIPSEVREREYPFQYSGGMLQRAMVAMGTAADPELIIADEPTKGVDVLKKRNIAAIFKKVVSKGCAFLLITHDVGFARVMSDRIAVNYCGQIIEIAGKDPFFKEPLHPYSKALLDAVPERGMHPIPGQSPSMIAVPEGCRFHPRCPYKTDRCLTDPPVVELGGRCVRCWMYA, encoded by the coding sequence ATGCCTGATGTGTTGCTGAAAGTATCCGGGGTTTCCGTATCAATCCCAACCGGACAGGGATCAGTTCACGCAGTTGATGATGCGGTATTTTCTATTAATAGACATGAGGTGTTTTCACTGATAGGTGAGTCAGGAAGCGGAAAATCGATACTTGGCCAGGCAATAATGCGGCTGCTTCCCCCGAATGCAGTGTTTTCCGGGAAAGTGGAACTTTGCGGTACAGAGATATCCGCTCTTTCCGAAAAAGAGATGCAGAAAGTCCGCGGCAAAACGGTTGCATCAATTGCCCAGAACCCGTATCTTGCGATGAATCCCGGGATAAGAGTTGGCACTCAGATTGCTGAGCCGATGCGGGCACATCTCGGGATAAGTAAAGAGGACTCAAAGACCAGGGCTTGCCGGGCTCTGAAGTATTTTGACATCATCCCTTCCGAGGTGCGGGAAAGGGAATACCCGTTCCAGTACAGCGGCGGAATGCTGCAGCGGGCTATGGTTGCAATGGGAACGGCTGCAGATCCCGAGCTGATCATCGCTGATGAACCAACAAAAGGTGTTGATGTGCTAAAAAAGCGCAATATTGCGGCAATTTTTAAGAAGGTTGTCTCGAAAGGTTGTGCGTTTCTTTTAATTACGCATGATGTCGGTTTTGCTCGGGTGATGTCGGACCGAATCGCGGTAAACTACTGCGGGCAGATAATAGAGATTGCAGGAAAGGACCCGTTTTTCAAAGAGCCTCTGCATCCATATTCAAAAGCGCTTCTGGATGCGGTGCCGGAACGCGGCATGCACCCCATTCCGGGCCAGTCCCCTTCAATGATTGCGGTGCCGGAAGGTTGCAGGTTTCATCCACGATGCCCGTACAAAACGGACAGATGCCTGACTGATCCGCCGGTTGTGGAATTGGGGGGAAGATGTGTGAGGTGCTGGATGTATGCTTAA
- a CDS encoding TOBE domain-containing protein codes for MKLSARNVFKGKVKSIVIGMVNAEIVVELPSGTEVTSIITKTSAENMKLKEGSEVYAAFKASSVMIATD; via the coding sequence ATGAAACTGAGCGCACGCAATGTCTTTAAGGGGAAGGTAAAAAGTATCGTCATCGGGATGGTCAATGCGGAAATTGTAGTAGAATTGCCAAGTGGAACAGAAGTCACTTCCATCATTACGAAGACCTCAGCTGAAAATATGAAGTTGAAGGAAGGAAGCGAAGTATACGCAGCATTCAAGGCCTCAAGTGTGATGATAGCAACAGACTGA
- a CDS encoding ABC transporter ATP-binding protein yields the protein MLKAENLRYVYTSGLIKTTKKTAVRSVDLEILPGEAVAIVGESGCGKSTLAKLLVQQLSPASGEVFFDETKLTGMSWKKLRRFMGKIQLIPQNPADVLDPRWTVERSVAEPLVISRAFSREDISAKVDALFAEVGLSAEHKPRYPHELSGGELQRVVIARALALKPELLVCDEATSMLDVSVQAFIVAVLKEIQKKRELGMVFITHDLETAKAVSDRGLVMYAGEIVEEGKDVFDQPLHPYTRALLDAVRYVSLELVLPEEGEAQPAGFSGCPYFRLCRERTDMCKEPQKLRDVSGRLVRCWKAK from the coding sequence ATGCTTAAGGCAGAGAATCTGCGTTATGTTTACACCTCCGGCCTGATTAAAACCACCAAAAAGACAGCTGTCCGCAGCGTGGATCTTGAGATTCTTCCGGGCGAGGCGGTAGCTATTGTCGGAGAGTCAGGGTGCGGAAAATCAACGCTTGCAAAGCTGCTTGTCCAGCAACTGTCACCGGCTTCAGGGGAAGTGTTTTTCGACGAGACGAAACTGACGGGGATGAGCTGGAAGAAGCTCCGGAGGTTTATGGGAAAAATCCAGCTGATCCCCCAGAACCCGGCTGATGTGCTTGATCCGAGATGGACGGTTGAAAGGTCGGTTGCCGAGCCGCTGGTGATTTCCAGGGCTTTTTCCAGAGAGGATATTTCGGCAAAGGTAGATGCCCTGTTTGCGGAAGTGGGGCTTTCTGCAGAGCACAAGCCCCGATATCCGCATGAGCTGTCAGGAGGAGAGCTGCAGAGGGTGGTAATTGCCAGGGCGCTTGCTCTGAAGCCCGAGCTGCTGGTCTGCGATGAAGCGACCTCAATGCTCGATGTGTCGGTACAGGCGTTTATTGTGGCGGTGCTCAAAGAGATTCAGAAGAAACGAGAGCTTGGAATGGTGTTTATCACGCACGACCTGGAGACGGCAAAGGCTGTTTCGGACCGGGGGCTGGTGATGTATGCAGGTGAAATTGTTGAGGAAGGAAAGGATGTCTTTGATCAGCCTCTGCACCCGTATACGCGTGCCCTTCTGGATGCAGTACGGTATGTGTCGCTTGAGCTTGTGCTTCCCGAGGAAGGAGAAGCGCAGCCAGCTGGTTTTTCGGGCTGTCCCTACTTCAGATTGTGCCGGGAGAGAACGGACATGTGCAAAGAACCTCAAAAATTAAGGGATGTTTCGGGGAGATTGGTGAGGTGCTGGAAAGCAAAATGA
- the nikC gene encoding nickel transporter permease, with amino-acid sequence MIEILKNRQITLSLIILGGLIFMAVFAGVLAPYDYTEKDLQNRLQPPSSDHIFGTDHLGRDILTMVMYGARASLFVGFAVVSVSLSVGVVLGVLAGYYGGWLDEIIMRLTDSFLAFPSMFLALAITAFLGQGMENMMLALIVVEWTVFARVARGSTLDVKTKGYVRASRWVGASNSYVMIKHILPNIISPVLIMATLGIGNVILAAAGLSFLGLGVQPSTPEWGAMLNAGRTYVTTAPWLMLFPGLFIMITVLAFNYFGDGLRDALDQKMKNIELEGRF; translated from the coding sequence ATGATCGAAATTCTTAAAAACCGGCAGATTACCCTCTCCCTGATAATTCTCGGAGGGCTTATCTTCATGGCGGTGTTTGCTGGGGTTTTAGCCCCATATGACTACACGGAAAAGGACCTGCAAAACCGTCTGCAACCTCCTTCTTCCGACCACATATTCGGGACCGACCACCTTGGCCGCGATATTCTGACAATGGTGATGTACGGTGCAAGGGCATCCCTTTTCGTCGGGTTTGCGGTTGTAAGTGTTTCGCTTTCGGTAGGAGTAGTACTTGGCGTTCTGGCAGGGTATTACGGCGGCTGGCTGGATGAGATTATCATGCGGCTGACGGATAGTTTCCTTGCATTTCCGTCGATGTTTCTGGCCCTTGCAATTACAGCATTTCTGGGTCAGGGGATGGAAAACATGATGCTTGCTTTAATTGTTGTCGAGTGGACGGTGTTTGCGAGAGTTGCACGCGGTTCAACCCTTGACGTCAAGACAAAAGGCTATGTCCGGGCCTCCCGCTGGGTCGGTGCTTCAAACAGTTATGTGATGATAAAGCATATCCTTCCGAATATTATCTCACCTGTTTTGATAATGGCAACGCTTGGAATTGGGAACGTGATTCTGGCAGCAGCCGGTTTAAGTTTCCTCGGGCTTGGGGTGCAGCCTTCAACACCGGAATGGGGTGCAATGCTGAATGCGGGCAGGACATATGTCACAACCGCTCCCTGGCTGATGCTCTTCCCGGGTCTTTTCATCATGATAACCGTGCTTGCGTTCAACTACTTCGGTGACGGGCTGCGGGATGCACTTGACCAGAAGATGAAAAATATTGAGCTTGAAGGGAGGTTCTGA
- a CDS encoding NACHT domain-containing protein, with translation MSDSIRGLASNMVSRKKEGIDPYILFLGAGASISSGCSSMMQIVDDVLKHHATKSDLDKWKSEVENATQKDPKFGDLVRNEQNKIKRTRFFEIWRTLDHDTQQSILKQHLWDRKPSEGYDIIVKLIKKGFIRKILSTNLDNLLEKALHKANMCYSDDFVVLVNGKDRPEVIAKQLNSSSNFLEIIKLHGSLEFSASYAFTPEETSFFENQIESEIYKFINQSLIIVGSSMQDQDIHALFKEKGKEIYFVNSATPEAESESSRILSLRGKGKVIDGKDGHFDEFFRKLLTCMEYEENNVSSPFNESGVNVSGIEAPGLGNIVAHKLSREPYTTEIFTCSSMNTKYKVVELYESKENYSIVPDYLPRKVCKVKNFSPSIALFSSENNYENICQAINENKHIVLLCDAGVGKTTELKQLDYQCSRLHSYCPIFIPLNLYTNKRIKEYFPKNWELIPEKELLVLLDGFDEIESKNINDAIREIEFFVRECPDAHIVVSCRTNFYKIETEEDEGLLNGFTSYILLDLENKEIKKYAKDKLDFKSTYFFDSIYEKDLYPLLKSPFYLKYLVEMYIINNNLSKSKVEIFKNLLKSRIKLDIKHYRTTKELENETKNLMKNLEHVALAMECLGRNYIDNEELEEILPERSSRELLKYCTTWVKQEIDQVTWQFEHNNFQEYLAAKKLANYPIEVIKEFVSSENEHEKIALSWVNTLSFLVSIYGTDDLQKWILSVQPELFVKFEYNTISRKERIRIFKEIFESYEEKEIWIPLGKFRIDELARFGQSDEIVDYLLNKIEKGAHFTTIGTAIELLCEIKDIPTEYKERAKDILIARALETSYNGIVQNYALECLSVHKFDSKEIIDQIVPSLRRSKDDNIRSGLYRLLCNSDYLNDYIDIFLEGVDCAYSRKIFSFSEFTYLMEGFNKANSPKSIRKIVEFFRKEPENLENIYFNREIGFLDNAAQVYMKDPSILESCLELFKVLLIGHEKQAQNFLRFFDNTNSRLQVFQKIYSERNVEKYAILNLGTLADMDCIEFYVKEYEEGRITDSEIWKLQNSLAFENKQLCTQFNKLIVDKFGDKFALPPNIDYEKVRIEGVQRDVELIFNKELFLEEIVRIFKISKKEKLTRLELSHVGLENFEDNVSKLIIHLLYKIAGDKTVSLEEAIEYINGLNWDSFVIGKVYEMSIRDEDISLTLEQKRYVSEWCLSHVHDVDFRKVISKKDNRIITDRKAILLWYFLRKFGLFYPVNVLLDLISFDSSDLGTEFVGIEYLERRLPLQEMKKRILENLNEGIEYDFILENHIIFCKNHRIKQILQFTPDIITDVNRAYSVRKIALDITIEMSEDLDELEVILTKINDAFKWVVLKTLIDNNKNCEVFLLNTYNEGNENDKLEASIYLMKSQNIKGIELLIEWIKENEKYPWFIGESPLRSLSDSIFVPGLLNLLKISYQENISQDSFHSLHNDVLEALSRIAMNSERNLSEIKSCIENFITENSSNIKNINFLYSYLENLELNFSETRNKDINYVIAKFQDLNITI, from the coding sequence ATGTCAGATTCCATAAGAGGTTTAGCCAGTAACATGGTTTCAAGAAAAAAAGAGGGTATTGATCCATATATCTTATTTCTCGGAGCTGGAGCATCCATAAGTTCTGGGTGCTCAAGTATGATGCAAATTGTTGATGATGTCTTGAAACATCACGCTACTAAATCAGATCTTGATAAATGGAAAAGTGAAGTTGAAAATGCTACTCAAAAGGATCCGAAATTTGGAGATCTTGTTAGAAATGAACAAAATAAAATAAAGCGTACTCGTTTTTTTGAGATATGGAGAACATTAGACCACGATACTCAGCAATCAATCCTTAAACAACATCTGTGGGATAGAAAGCCCTCAGAAGGATACGACATTATAGTTAAGCTAATAAAAAAAGGTTTTATTAGAAAAATTCTTTCAACAAATTTGGATAATTTGCTAGAAAAAGCCTTGCACAAGGCAAATATGTGCTATTCAGATGATTTTGTAGTTCTTGTCAATGGAAAAGATCGACCAGAGGTAATAGCCAAACAACTTAATTCTTCCTCTAATTTTTTGGAAATTATTAAATTACATGGTAGTTTAGAGTTCTCAGCAAGCTACGCCTTTACCCCAGAAGAAACATCTTTTTTTGAAAATCAAATCGAGTCTGAGATTTATAAATTCATCAACCAAAGTCTCATAATTGTAGGATCTAGCATGCAAGATCAAGATATCCATGCACTTTTTAAAGAGAAAGGAAAGGAAATTTATTTCGTAAATTCCGCAACTCCAGAGGCAGAAAGTGAAAGTTCTCGGATTTTGTCACTTCGCGGTAAAGGGAAAGTAATAGATGGAAAAGATGGACATTTTGACGAATTTTTTAGGAAATTATTAACGTGCATGGAGTATGAAGAAAATAATGTTTCATCTCCTTTCAATGAAAGTGGAGTTAACGTTTCAGGAATTGAAGCCCCAGGACTTGGAAATATAGTGGCTCATAAGCTCTCCAGAGAGCCTTATACTACTGAGATTTTCACCTGTTCTTCTATGAATACGAAATATAAAGTAGTAGAGCTTTATGAATCTAAAGAAAACTATTCCATTGTTCCCGATTATTTGCCCAGAAAAGTGTGCAAAGTGAAGAACTTCAGTCCCAGCATTGCTTTGTTTTCAAGCGAAAATAATTATGAAAATATTTGCCAAGCAATTAATGAAAACAAACACATTGTACTTCTTTGCGACGCTGGAGTAGGGAAAACGACCGAGCTAAAGCAACTTGATTATCAATGTTCGAGGCTTCACTCCTACTGTCCAATTTTCATTCCTCTCAATTTATACACAAATAAGAGAATTAAGGAGTATTTCCCTAAGAACTGGGAGTTAATACCAGAAAAAGAGCTTCTTGTTTTGCTTGATGGATTTGATGAAATTGAAAGTAAAAATATTAATGATGCAATTCGCGAAATTGAATTTTTTGTAAGAGAGTGTCCCGACGCGCATATTGTAGTTTCTTGCAGAACTAATTTTTACAAAATAGAAACTGAAGAAGATGAAGGTCTGTTAAATGGATTTACTTCTTATATACTTCTTGACCTTGAAAACAAAGAAATTAAAAAATATGCCAAAGATAAGCTGGATTTTAAATCAACTTATTTTTTTGATTCAATCTACGAGAAAGATCTTTACCCTTTACTAAAATCCCCTTTTTATTTAAAATATTTGGTTGAAATGTATATAATAAATAATAATCTTTCCAAAAGTAAAGTCGAGATATTCAAAAATTTATTAAAATCAAGAATTAAACTTGACATTAAACATTATCGCACAACAAAAGAGCTGGAGAATGAGACGAAAAACTTGATGAAAAACCTAGAACACGTTGCCTTGGCAATGGAATGTCTAGGAAGAAACTATATTGATAATGAAGAATTAGAAGAGATATTACCAGAAAGATCTTCAAGAGAATTATTGAAATACTGCACAACATGGGTTAAGCAAGAAATTGATCAAGTAACTTGGCAGTTTGAGCATAATAATTTTCAGGAATATTTAGCAGCCAAAAAACTAGCAAATTATCCTATTGAAGTGATTAAGGAATTTGTATCTTCTGAAAATGAACATGAAAAAATTGCTCTGTCTTGGGTAAATACACTTTCTTTCCTTGTTAGTATCTATGGTACTGACGATCTACAAAAATGGATTTTATCCGTGCAACCTGAACTTTTTGTAAAGTTTGAGTATAATACAATCAGTAGAAAAGAGAGAATTAGAATATTCAAAGAAATATTCGAAAGCTATGAAGAAAAAGAAATATGGATACCATTAGGTAAGTTCCGAATTGATGAACTTGCGAGATTCGGGCAATCTGATGAGATAGTTGATTATTTGCTAAACAAAATCGAGAAAGGTGCACATTTCACTACAATAGGAACGGCAATCGAATTATTGTGCGAAATAAAAGATATACCGACAGAATATAAAGAGAGGGCAAAAGATATTTTAATAGCACGTGCTTTGGAAACAAGTTATAATGGAATTGTGCAAAATTATGCCCTTGAGTGCTTGTCGGTTCACAAATTTGATTCAAAAGAAATCATTGACCAAATTGTGCCATCACTGAGAAGATCAAAAGATGATAACATTAGATCAGGATTGTATCGTCTCTTATGTAACAGTGATTATCTTAATGATTACATAGATATTTTTTTAGAGGGAGTTGATTGTGCATATTCCCGAAAAATTTTTTCTTTTTCAGAATTTACATATCTAATGGAAGGTTTTAATAAAGCTAATTCTCCCAAATCAATCCGAAAAATAGTAGAATTCTTTAGGAAAGAACCTGAAAATTTAGAGAATATTTATTTTAACCGAGAAATTGGTTTTTTGGACAATGCTGCCCAAGTATACATGAAAGATCCTTCAATTTTAGAATCCTGTTTAGAACTATTCAAAGTATTATTAATAGGACATGAAAAACAAGCTCAAAACTTTTTGAGATTTTTTGATAATACCAATTCAAGACTTCAGGTTTTTCAAAAGATTTATTCGGAACGGAATGTTGAGAAATACGCAATTTTAAACCTTGGAACTTTAGCTGATATGGACTGTATTGAATTTTATGTTAAAGAATATGAGGAGGGAAGAATTACAGATTCCGAAATATGGAAACTACAAAATTCGCTTGCATTTGAAAATAAGCAGTTATGTACTCAATTTAACAAACTGATTGTCGATAAGTTTGGAGATAAGTTTGCTTTGCCTCCAAATATAGATTATGAGAAAGTAAGGATAGAAGGAGTTCAGAGGGACGTTGAGTTAATTTTTAACAAAGAGCTATTCCTCGAAGAAATTGTTAGGATCTTCAAAATAAGCAAGAAAGAAAAACTTACACGCTTGGAACTATCTCATGTAGGATTAGAAAATTTTGAAGACAATGTCTCTAAGTTAATAATTCATTTATTATACAAAATTGCTGGTGATAAAACAGTTTCTCTCGAAGAAGCTATTGAATATATTAATGGTTTAAACTGGGATTCTTTTGTCATAGGAAAAGTTTACGAGATGTCAATAAGAGATGAGGACATTAGTCTTACACTGGAACAAAAACGATATGTATCTGAGTGGTGTCTTTCACATGTTCATGATGTTGATTTTAGAAAAGTAATTTCTAAAAAAGATAACAGAATAATTACTGATCGAAAAGCTATACTTCTGTGGTATTTTTTAAGAAAATTTGGCCTTTTCTATCCAGTAAATGTTCTATTAGATTTAATTTCTTTTGACAGTTCTGATTTAGGAACCGAATTTGTTGGAATAGAATATCTGGAAAGACGATTGCCTCTCCAAGAAATGAAAAAAAGAATTTTAGAAAATTTGAATGAGGGAATCGAATATGACTTCATTTTGGAAAACCACATTATTTTCTGCAAAAACCACAGAATAAAACAAATACTACAATTTACTCCTGATATCATAACTGATGTAAATCGAGCCTATAGTGTACGAAAAATAGCACTGGACATTACTATTGAAATGTCAGAAGATCTAGATGAATTAGAGGTTATATTAACAAAAATAAATGATGCCTTTAAATGGGTAGTTCTTAAAACACTTATTGATAATAATAAGAATTGCGAAGTTTTTCTTTTGAATACTTATAATGAAGGAAACGAAAACGATAAATTAGAGGCTTCTATTTATTTAATGAAATCCCAAAACATAAAGGGAATCGAACTTCTTATTGAATGGATAAAAGAAAATGAAAAATATCCTTGGTTTATCGGTGAATCTCCTCTACGATCCCTCTCTGATTCTATTTTTGTTCCAGGTCTATTAAACCTACTCAAAATAAGTTATCAAGAAAATATTTCCCAAGATAGTTTCCACAGTTTACATAATGACGTTTTGGAAGCTTTATCAAGAATAGCAATGAACTCTGAACGAAATCTCTCCGAAATTAAAAGTTGCATTGAGAATTTTATAACTGAGAATTCGTCAAATATAAAGAATATTAATTTCTTGTATTCTTACTTGGAAAACTTAGAACTCAATTTTAGTGAGACAAGAAATAAGGATATAAATTATGTAATAGCTAAGTTTCAAGATCTGAATATCACTATATAA
- a CDS encoding formylmethanofuran dehydrogenase subunit B → MFFKNIICPACGAACDDIQVEFKNGAIEAKNICKVGNARFKALTSSRRLKQPLIKFEGKLKSVSWDEALEKAADILVSAKRPLLFMGSDISCETHEIGLRIGEYLGAVVDSNTTLGNGPAAMGLQESGKTAATEGQKKNRGDLVVYWGTNPLESMPRQMSRYGVFPRGYWTGRGRFDRTVITVDPRKTLTSEASDLHVQLKPNSDYELISGLLTLLHGKTPHPSIEEVTGIPIFLMERMLYMMKNCNFGSISVGVGLSSSIGKHRNVEIAMNLVKELNNYTKFTLGVLRSHCNAAGFNQIASGMYGYPFGLDFMKGYPRYNPGEFTTADLLRERDVDAVFVIGTDLLNEVPADCAAYLSEIPLICLDIVPCPTIIVSDVVLPAVIDAMECDGTFYRLDDVAVHFEPFMDSSFEFTKSNEDTLKQLFVKIKEKCNYKPVKIS, encoded by the coding sequence ATGTTTTTCAAAAACATAATTTGTCCTGCCTGTGGGGCTGCCTGCGACGATATTCAGGTTGAATTCAAGAACGGAGCAATTGAAGCCAAAAATATATGCAAAGTTGGGAATGCCAGGTTCAAGGCGCTTACCAGTTCCCGGAGACTCAAACAGCCCCTTATAAAGTTTGAGGGAAAATTAAAGTCTGTTTCCTGGGACGAAGCCCTCGAAAAAGCTGCTGATATCCTTGTTTCGGCAAAACGTCCTCTGCTTTTTATGGGAAGTGATATTTCCTGTGAAACGCATGAAATCGGGCTTCGAATCGGAGAATATCTGGGTGCGGTTGTGGATTCCAATACTACTCTGGGGAACGGGCCAGCAGCCATGGGCCTTCAGGAGTCAGGGAAAACAGCTGCAACAGAAGGACAAAAGAAAAACAGAGGCGACCTTGTAGTCTACTGGGGAACCAATCCTCTCGAATCCATGCCCAGGCAGATGTCCAGGTACGGAGTTTTCCCGAGAGGTTACTGGACCGGACGCGGGCGTTTTGACCGGACAGTTATAACGGTGGATCCAAGAAAAACTCTCACTTCCGAGGCTTCCGACCTGCACGTGCAGCTCAAACCTAACTCCGATTACGAACTGATAAGTGGCCTGCTGACCCTGCTCCACGGAAAAACTCCTCATCCCTCAATAGAAGAAGTCACAGGAATTCCCATCTTCTTGATGGAACGGATGCTCTATATGATGAAAAACTGTAACTTCGGTTCAATCTCAGTAGGAGTTGGGCTTTCTTCTTCAATCGGGAAGCACAGAAACGTCGAAATTGCCATGAACCTCGTAAAGGAACTGAACAATTATACCAAGTTTACCCTTGGAGTTCTCCGCAGTCACTGCAATGCTGCAGGCTTTAACCAGATCGCATCCGGCATGTACGGCTATCCCTTCGGGCTTGACTTCATGAAGGGGTATCCCCGTTACAACCCCGGGGAGTTCACCACTGCGGATTTGTTGCGGGAAAGGGATGTGGACGCTGTCTTTGTGATAGGCACCGATCTTTTAAACGAGGTCCCTGCGGATTGTGCAGCTTACCTTTCAGAAATTCCCCTGATCTGCCTGGACATTGTTCCATGTCCTACCATAATTGTCTCGGATGTCGTGCTTCCGGCTGTTATTGATGCAATGGAATGCGATGGAACCTTCTACAGGCTCGATGACGTGGCTGTTCACTTCGAGCCCTTCATGGATTCTTCCTTTGAGTTCACAAAGAGTAATGAAGACACCTTAAAGCAGCTTTTTGTGAAGATCAAAGAAAAATGTAACTATAAGCCTGTCAAAATCAGTTAA
- a CDS encoding transposase, translated as MIKIVGKGYKYFLLQLSDFLEITKTIVVSLKSVEGRKKYEKIFGRKFEDKKDNSRILTVHVNQSTLASFIGNFFEKTICITTFKDHFLFKNSKFKIMFLKSDKKNKKKAENSRHCVISTYQRVLSDFFEDIINVLKRKINVPYKVKPLIVKSKDYMENVLPLSQILAFQNLKKFRGYLRNIFELNPSLGSYFNDIQVSMGYKPQLEELSFNNIFKLELSRCKLGYSNLESFIRDYNQNQALRNELKIKSGEKITLSSYRRNLKMIYPYLDTYAELLIQECRNLNLIGDKIWIWDRRFFECNCSGLKNKETGQLSDPDAGHYVKKTGKFSVLSGTGYTDTCIVDSWWGLPVYWDAVNASKNDNTIFQDTINQCMKSATEKPFFVIADAGPDSHLSNETVIEKGVIPVIAARANSVGNILKTEKGNHFRAQYVPRIYHKLLGKLYNIRTTVERKNSNDVVGYNRSKTPTRGSEWAKIYVSISNIAALLTALTAFKVGRHDLIRAPGAFRRLNI; from the coding sequence ATGATAAAAATTGTTGGTAAGGGATATAAGTATTTTTTGCTTCAGTTGAGTGACTTTTTAGAGATTACAAAAACAATAGTTGTAAGCTTGAAGAGTGTTGAAGGCAGGAAAAAATATGAAAAGATATTTGGAAGAAAATTCGAAGACAAAAAGGACAATTCAAGAATTCTTACCGTTCACGTTAACCAGTCAACGCTTGCAAGCTTTATAGGTAATTTTTTTGAAAAAACGATATGTATCACCACTTTCAAGGACCATTTTCTTTTTAAAAATTCAAAATTTAAAATTATGTTCCTGAAGAGTGATAAAAAGAATAAGAAAAAAGCAGAAAACAGTAGACATTGTGTCATATCTACGTATCAAAGAGTACTGTCTGATTTCTTTGAGGACATAATAAATGTCCTCAAACGGAAAATTAATGTCCCTTACAAGGTTAAACCTTTAATTGTGAAGAGTAAGGACTATATGGAGAATGTTCTTCCTCTGAGTCAAATACTCGCTTTTCAAAATCTTAAAAAATTTAGAGGATATTTGAGGAACATTTTTGAATTAAACCCTTCGCTTGGTTCTTATTTTAATGACATTCAGGTATCAATGGGGTATAAACCTCAACTTGAAGAACTATCTTTCAATAATATTTTCAAGCTAGAGTTATCAAGATGCAAACTTGGATATTCTAATCTTGAATCATTTATCAGAGATTACAACCAGAACCAAGCTCTAAGGAATGAATTAAAAATCAAAAGCGGAGAAAAGATTACTCTTTCTTCTTATCGACGAAACCTAAAAATGATTTATCCTTATCTGGACACATATGCAGAATTACTAATCCAAGAATGTAGAAATCTTAACCTTATTGGTGACAAAATCTGGATTTGGGATCGAAGATTTTTTGAGTGTAATTGCAGTGGTTTGAAAAATAAAGAGACTGGACAGCTTTCCGATCCAGATGCTGGACATTATGTCAAGAAAACAGGTAAATTTAGTGTATTATCAGGAACAGGATACACTGATACATGTATTGTTGATAGCTGGTGGGGTTTACCTGTTTATTGGGATGCAGTAAACGCTAGTAAAAATGACAACACCATATTTCAGGATACAATAAACCAATGTATGAAATCAGCAACAGAAAAACCGTTTTTTGTGATCGCTGATGCAGGACCTGATAGTCATCTTTCCAATGAAACAGTAATTGAGAAAGGGGTTATTCCAGTCATAGCTGCAAGAGCGAATAGTGTTGGAAATATCTTGAAAACAGAAAAGGGGAACCACTTCAGAGCTCAATACGTCCCAAGAATTTATCATAAATTGCTTGGAAAATTGTACAATATAAGAACCACTGTTGAAAGGAAAAATTCAAACGATGTTGTTGGATACAATAGATCAAAAACACCAACCAGAGGAAGTGAATGGGCTAAAATCTATGTATCGATAAGCAATATTGCCGCATTACTTACGGCACTTACAGCTTTTAAAGTTGGAAGACATGATCTGATAAGAGCACCAGGAGCTTTTAGAAGGTTGAATATCTGA